One part of the Synechococcus sp. UW179A genome encodes these proteins:
- a CDS encoding 2Fe-2S iron-sulfur cluster-binding protein produces MSDTTPVVYAITIELDGQQHHFQCQDNQTVLSAAEEAGVPLPSSCCAGVCTTCAARIQEGEVHQPDAMGVKEDLRKKGFALLCVSFPRSDLIAAAGQEDALYQAQFGQYQS; encoded by the coding sequence ATGAGCGACACCACTCCAGTTGTTTATGCCATCACCATTGAGCTTGATGGCCAGCAACATCATTTTCAGTGCCAGGACAATCAGACCGTTTTGTCTGCTGCGGAAGAGGCCGGAGTGCCATTGCCCAGCTCCTGCTGCGCTGGAGTTTGCACCACCTGCGCTGCACGCATCCAAGAGGGTGAGGTGCACCAGCCTGACGCGATGGGTGTCAAGGAGGATCTACGCAAAAAGGGCTTCGCTCTTCTCTGTGTTTCCTTCCCACGTTCTGACCTCATTGCAGCTGCAGGTCAGGAGGATGCGCTCTATCAGGCTCAGTTCGGTCAGTACCAGAGCTGA
- a CDS encoding F0F1 ATP synthase subunit gamma has translation MANLKEIRDRIKSVKNTRKITEAMRLVAAAKVRRAQEQVLRSRPFADRLARLLENLQARMRFEDADAPLLEQRNVETITLVAVTGDRGLCGGYNANIIKRTEMRFAELQGKGYKVDLVLIGRKAISYFTNRSYPIQATFTGLEQVPTADEAGSIANEVFAEFLSESTDRVEIIYTKFINLVSCNPVVQTLLPLDPQGIAEADDEIFRLTTKDGELRVESGAGPANAQPQLPSDIVFEQSPDQLLNALLPLYLQNQLLRSLQEAAASELASRMMAMNNASDNAKALAKTLTLDYNKARQAAITQEILEVVGGAAAMA, from the coding sequence ATGGCAAATCTGAAAGAGATCCGAGATCGGATCAAATCTGTCAAGAACACCCGCAAGATCACTGAGGCCATGCGCCTCGTGGCAGCGGCCAAGGTTCGACGTGCTCAGGAGCAGGTCTTGCGAAGTCGTCCCTTCGCGGATCGTCTCGCTCGGCTGCTTGAAAACCTCCAGGCACGCATGCGTTTCGAGGATGCCGATGCTCCCCTGCTCGAGCAGCGCAATGTAGAGACCATCACCCTTGTGGCTGTCACCGGTGACCGTGGTCTCTGTGGCGGTTACAACGCCAACATCATCAAACGCACCGAGATGCGTTTTGCTGAGCTTCAGGGCAAGGGATACAAAGTTGATCTGGTTCTGATCGGTCGCAAAGCCATCAGCTATTTCACGAATCGGAGCTACCCGATCCAGGCCACCTTCACTGGTCTTGAGCAGGTTCCGACAGCCGACGAAGCAGGATCCATCGCCAATGAAGTGTTCGCGGAGTTTCTATCCGAGAGCACCGATCGTGTTGAGATCATCTACACCAAGTTCATCAACCTGGTGAGCTGCAACCCTGTCGTTCAGACTTTGCTTCCCCTTGATCCTCAAGGTATCGCTGAGGCTGACGACGAGATCTTCCGTCTTACGACAAAAGACGGAGAGCTGCGGGTTGAATCTGGTGCAGGGCCGGCCAATGCTCAGCCTCAGCTGCCTTCAGACATTGTGTTTGAGCAGAGCCCTGACCAATTGCTCAATGCCCTTCTGCCCCTTTACCTTCAGAATCAGCTGCTGAGATCTCTTCAGGAGGCTGCGGCTTCTGAGCTGGCAAGTCGAATGATGGCGATGAACAATGCCAGCGACAACGCCAAGGCGCTCGCCAAGACGCTCACCCTTGATTACAACAAGGCTCGTCAGGCGGCCATTACTCAGGAAATTCTTGAGGTTGTGGGTGGCGCTGCTGCAATGGCCTAA
- the atpA gene encoding F0F1 ATP synthase subunit alpha, protein MVSIRPDEISAILKQQIEDYDKSVSVSNVGSVLQVGDGIARVYGLQEVMAGELVEFEDGTEGIALNLEDDNVGAVLMGEGLGIQEGSTVRATGKIASVPVGDALLGRVVNSLGVPLDGKGDLATTETRLIESPAPGIIQRKSVHEPMQTGITAIDAMIPIGRGQRELIIGDRQTGKSAIAIDTILNQADQDVVCVYVAIGQKAANVAQVTEVLRERGALDYTVIVAANASDPAALQYLAPYTGASIAEAFMYKGKATLVIYDDLSKQAQAYRQMSLLLRRPPGREAYPGDVFYCHSRLLERAAKLSDAMGKGSMTALPIIETQAGDVSAYIPTNVISITDGQVFLSSDLFNSGLRPAINVGISVSRVGGAAQTKAIKKIAGTLKLELAQFDELAAFSQFASDLDAATQKQLGRGKRLRELLKQPQFSPLILAEQVAIVYAGVKGLIDDVPEDQVVQFSRELREYLKSNKPEFIKKVQEEKVLSPEAETMLKEAIAEVTSTMLASAN, encoded by the coding sequence ATGGTTTCCATCCGTCCCGACGAGATCAGCGCGATTCTCAAGCAGCAGATCGAGGACTACGACAAGTCTGTTTCTGTCAGCAACGTTGGTTCTGTCCTGCAGGTGGGTGATGGCATCGCCCGCGTCTACGGCCTTCAAGAGGTGATGGCCGGCGAACTCGTTGAATTTGAAGATGGCACTGAAGGCATTGCTCTCAACCTTGAAGACGACAATGTTGGCGCCGTGCTGATGGGCGAAGGCCTAGGTATTCAGGAAGGCAGCACCGTCCGTGCAACCGGCAAGATCGCGTCGGTTCCCGTAGGTGACGCTCTGCTCGGTCGAGTCGTGAATTCTTTGGGAGTTCCCCTCGACGGCAAGGGTGATCTAGCAACAACTGAGACCCGATTGATTGAGTCTCCCGCTCCGGGGATTATTCAGCGCAAATCGGTGCATGAGCCCATGCAGACCGGAATCACTGCGATCGACGCAATGATTCCCATTGGTCGTGGCCAGCGTGAGTTGATCATTGGTGACCGTCAGACAGGTAAGTCTGCTATCGCCATCGACACGATCCTGAATCAGGCCGATCAGGACGTCGTTTGTGTGTATGTGGCTATTGGTCAGAAAGCGGCAAACGTTGCCCAAGTGACGGAGGTTCTGCGCGAGCGCGGCGCACTGGATTACACCGTGATCGTTGCTGCAAATGCCTCAGACCCCGCCGCTCTGCAGTACCTCGCTCCTTACACGGGTGCTTCCATCGCTGAAGCCTTCATGTACAAGGGCAAGGCCACCCTGGTTATCTACGACGACCTCTCTAAGCAAGCCCAGGCTTACCGCCAGATGTCCCTGCTGCTCCGTCGTCCGCCCGGACGTGAGGCCTACCCTGGCGATGTGTTCTATTGCCACAGCCGTTTGCTCGAGCGGGCTGCCAAGTTGTCTGATGCCATGGGCAAGGGTTCCATGACGGCTTTACCGATTATTGAGACACAGGCAGGTGATGTTTCCGCCTACATCCCTACCAACGTGATTTCGATCACCGACGGTCAGGTCTTCCTTAGTTCCGATCTGTTCAACTCCGGTCTGCGTCCTGCTATCAACGTGGGTATTTCAGTGAGCCGGGTTGGTGGTGCTGCCCAGACCAAGGCCATTAAGAAAATTGCTGGCACCCTCAAACTGGAGCTCGCTCAGTTCGATGAACTGGCTGCGTTCTCACAGTTCGCTTCCGATCTTGATGCGGCAACACAGAAGCAGCTCGGACGCGGGAAGCGTCTGCGTGAGCTTCTCAAGCAGCCTCAGTTCAGTCCGCTGATCCTTGCTGAGCAGGTCGCCATTGTTTACGCAGGGGTCAAGGGGCTTATTGATGATGTCCCCGAAGATCAGGTGGTCCAGTTCTCCAGGGAGCTCCGCGAGTACCTGAAAAGCAACAAGCCTGAGTTCATTAAAAAGGTTCAGGAGGAGAAGGTGCTCAGCCCTGAGGCCGAAACCATGCTCAAGGAGGCCATTGCCGAAGTCACCTCCACCATGTTGGCTTCCGCCAACTGA
- the atpH gene encoding ATP synthase F1 subunit delta translates to MPLLNTLATPYAEALLQVTNARNESEDVAAQCKELIALWDSSESLRDAMTSPVLEPTAKKKALEQLLSEQIQPSLLNLLKVLADRYRLTAFDAVLGRYLELYRESRKISLAHVRSAQALTDTQKASLTAKVESMVGSGSVEIDLTIDPSLIGGFVINVGSQVIDASLSGQVRRLGLSLAKAG, encoded by the coding sequence ATGCCCCTTCTCAATACCCTGGCCACCCCTTACGCCGAAGCGTTGTTGCAGGTGACCAATGCTCGTAACGAGTCAGAGGATGTGGCAGCCCAGTGCAAGGAGCTCATTGCTCTCTGGGACAGCAGTGAGTCACTGCGAGATGCCATGACCTCTCCAGTTCTTGAGCCAACAGCCAAGAAGAAAGCCCTCGAGCAGCTTCTGAGCGAGCAAATTCAGCCTTCATTGCTGAATCTGCTCAAGGTCCTGGCCGATCGTTACCGCCTTACCGCTTTTGATGCCGTCCTGGGTCGGTATCTCGAGCTCTACCGCGAATCCCGCAAGATTTCGCTAGCGCATGTCCGCTCGGCTCAGGCCCTGACTGACACTCAGAAGGCGTCACTGACCGCCAAGGTTGAGTCCATGGTAGGCAGCGGGTCCGTTGAGATTGATCTCACCATCGATCCGAGCCTGATTGGCGGCTTTGTTATCAATGTGGGCTCTCAGGTCATCGACGCTAGTCTTTCCGGCCAAGTAAGGCGACTCGGTCTCTCGCTTGCTAAGGCAGGCTGA
- a CDS encoding F0F1 ATP synthase subunit B: MMSLVTLFAAEGGFAINLNPLDTNLINLVIVIGLLVYFLKGLLGGILERRRESILKELNDAETRLKTATTELSKAQADLGSAKEKAEKIRADGKARAHAIRVDGEQRTIEAMAALKQDALADLNAEGARLTEQLRREAALAAIDKVMADLPGRLDASAQARLIDASINNLEDA; encoded by the coding sequence ATGATGTCTCTTGTCACCTTGTTTGCAGCAGAGGGTGGTTTTGCGATCAACCTCAATCCTCTTGATACAAACCTGATCAATCTGGTCATTGTCATTGGGTTGCTCGTCTATTTCCTCAAGGGATTGCTTGGCGGCATTCTTGAGCGTCGTCGTGAATCGATTCTCAAGGAATTGAACGATGCGGAAACCCGACTCAAAACTGCCACCACAGAGCTGAGTAAGGCCCAGGCCGATCTCGGTTCTGCCAAAGAAAAAGCTGAGAAGATTCGTGCCGATGGCAAAGCCAGGGCACATGCCATTCGTGTCGACGGTGAGCAGCGCACCATCGAGGCGATGGCAGCCCTGAAGCAAGATGCTCTTGCTGATCTGAATGCCGAAGGTGCACGTCTGACCGAGCAGCTACGGCGCGAAGCTGCCCTTGCCGCCATCGACAAGGTGATGGCTGATCTGCCCGGACGTCTCGATGCTTCGGCCCAAGCCCGTCTCATCGACGCCTCCATCAACAATCTGGAGGACGCCTGA
- a CDS encoding F0F1 ATP synthase subunit B', whose amino-acid sequence MTWLLLAEAAVPEGGLFDLDATLPLMAVQVVLLTFLLNSLFFRPVGKVVEDREGYITTSLADSKQKLEQVQRLEAELTEQLRGARQAAQAAILEAEQEVDNLYREAIATTEADANRTREKARREIETQREQAQSQLMSKVDEFSTKIIQRLLAVS is encoded by the coding sequence ATGACCTGGCTTCTGCTTGCTGAAGCAGCGGTGCCGGAGGGAGGTCTTTTTGACCTCGATGCCACCTTGCCTCTAATGGCTGTTCAGGTGGTTCTCCTGACCTTCCTGCTCAATTCCCTCTTCTTCCGGCCAGTTGGCAAGGTCGTGGAAGATCGTGAGGGTTACATCACCACAAGTCTTGCCGATTCCAAGCAGAAGCTTGAGCAGGTCCAGCGTCTTGAGGCTGAACTGACTGAACAACTGCGGGGTGCTCGCCAGGCCGCTCAGGCCGCGATTCTCGAAGCTGAACAGGAGGTGGACAATCTGTATCGCGAAGCCATCGCGACAACCGAAGCCGATGCCAATCGCACGAGGGAAAAAGCCCGCCGTGAGATTGAGACGCAGCGAGAGCAGGCTCAGTCGCAGCTCATGAGCAAAGTCGATGAGTTCAGCACAAAGATCATTCAACGTCTGCTGGCCGTTTCATGA
- the atpE gene encoding ATP synthase F0 subunit C has protein sequence MDSITSAASVVAAGLAVGLAAIGPGIGQGSASQGAVEGIARQPEAEGKIRGTLLLSLAFMESLTIYGLVVALVLLFANPFAG, from the coding sequence ATGGATTCCATTACTTCCGCAGCTTCCGTCGTTGCTGCTGGCCTGGCTGTTGGCCTGGCGGCTATCGGCCCTGGTATCGGTCAGGGCAGCGCTTCCCAAGGTGCTGTTGAAGGTATTGCCCGTCAGCCTGAAGCTGAAGGCAAGATCCGCGGCACCCTGCTGCTTTCTCTTGCATTTATGGAGTCGCTGACGATCTACGGCCTGGTTGTGGCTCTGGTGCTTCTGTTCGCCAACCCCTTTGCCGGTTGA
- the atpB gene encoding F0F1 ATP synthase subunit A, protein MALLPFTLPFAELEVGNHLYWQIGNLNLHGQVFLSSWILIGALLAVVLVGTRKLDRDPRGVQNLLEFLWDYLRDLARDQIGEKYYREWLPFIGTLFLFIFVSNWGGALIPWKVFELPDGELGAPTADINTTVAMALLVSLAYFYAGLSKKGLRFFELYVEPTPIMLPFKIIEEFTKPLSLSFRLFGNILADELAVGVLVYLVPLIVPLPVMLLGLFTSAIQALIFATLAAFYIGEGLHEHH, encoded by the coding sequence ATGGCTTTGCTGCCTTTCACACTGCCTTTCGCCGAACTGGAGGTTGGAAACCATCTGTATTGGCAGATCGGCAACCTCAATCTGCATGGCCAGGTTTTTCTGAGTTCCTGGATCCTGATCGGCGCACTCCTTGCTGTCGTTCTCGTTGGTACGCGCAAGTTGGATCGCGACCCCAGAGGCGTGCAGAACCTGCTCGAATTTCTCTGGGATTATCTGCGTGATCTCGCCCGTGACCAGATCGGAGAAAAGTACTATCGAGAGTGGCTGCCTTTCATTGGAACCCTGTTCCTATTCATTTTTGTGAGCAACTGGGGTGGCGCTTTAATCCCTTGGAAAGTTTTTGAACTTCCTGACGGCGAATTGGGTGCTCCCACTGCAGACATCAACACCACGGTTGCGATGGCTCTGCTGGTGTCTCTCGCTTATTTTTATGCCGGCCTAAGCAAAAAAGGTTTGAGGTTTTTTGAGCTCTATGTAGAGCCAACTCCGATCATGCTTCCTTTCAAGATCATCGAGGAGTTTACAAAACCTCTTTCATTGTCGTTCCGACTTTTCGGAAACATTCTGGCAGATGAACTTGCGGTTGGAGTTCTTGTTTATTTAGTTCCTTTAATCGTTCCTCTTCCGGTGATGCTGCTTGGACTTTTTACCAGTGCAATTCAGGCTCTGATCTTTGCAACACTGGCTGCCTTCTACATCGGCGAAGGTTTGCATGAACACCACTAG
- a CDS encoding bifunctional 2-polyprenyl-6-hydroxyphenol methylase/3-demethylubiquinol 3-O-methyltransferase UbiG: MNPKPSDAATPVVSAFYDRFPYPGDPLQDGPPPGYNWRWCHESVLAAVHGAVPSHADIKPSLRILDAGCGTGVSTDYLCHLNPGAQILAVDISAGALEVARERLKRSGAGDQVDALRQEQRSLLDLEGEGPFDYINSVGVLHHLREPLEGLKALSSLLSDTGLIHLFLYADGGRWEIHRTQSALFRLGAGSGAEGLRLGRELFQVLPEGNRLRQNHEQRWLIDTAADSNFADMYLHPQETSYDLSRLFSLIDAAGLHFAGFSNSSVWDLNRLLSGELLERAAMLPEREQWLLVEDLDPEISHFEFFVAKQPVHSNTWEDDSALLQAIGRRQSCLWGWPSSSLLGPDLEPITLSESELALLEAIEHQPETRLGDLNLGPETVSVARGLLSRRLLLLEACRT; this comes from the coding sequence ATGAACCCCAAGCCTTCGGATGCCGCAACCCCTGTGGTGAGTGCCTTTTATGACCGGTTCCCCTATCCCGGGGATCCTCTTCAGGACGGACCGCCTCCTGGCTACAACTGGCGCTGGTGCCATGAAAGCGTTCTGGCAGCGGTGCATGGTGCAGTGCCATCGCATGCTGATATCAAGCCTTCTCTGCGAATTCTCGATGCGGGTTGTGGGACAGGTGTTAGCACCGATTACCTCTGCCACCTCAATCCAGGAGCGCAGATCCTGGCAGTCGATATCAGTGCGGGAGCTCTTGAAGTAGCCCGTGAACGACTGAAGAGATCAGGTGCAGGCGATCAGGTGGATGCTTTGCGCCAGGAACAGCGCAGTCTTCTCGATCTGGAGGGCGAGGGACCCTTCGACTACATCAATTCTGTGGGCGTTCTGCATCACTTGCGCGAGCCGCTTGAGGGTCTGAAGGCCTTGAGTTCGCTTTTGTCGGACACAGGATTGATCCATTTGTTCCTCTACGCCGATGGGGGGCGTTGGGAGATTCATCGAACCCAGAGCGCGCTGTTCCGATTGGGTGCTGGCAGCGGTGCTGAAGGTCTGCGTCTTGGCCGTGAACTTTTTCAGGTTCTGCCTGAGGGCAATCGTCTGCGTCAGAACCATGAGCAGCGCTGGTTGATCGATACCGCAGCCGATTCGAATTTCGCAGATATGTATCTCCATCCGCAGGAAACCAGCTACGACCTAAGTCGCTTGTTCAGCTTGATCGATGCAGCCGGACTGCATTTCGCTGGCTTTTCGAATTCCTCGGTGTGGGATCTCAATCGTTTGCTCTCAGGTGAATTGCTGGAGCGTGCAGCAATGCTTCCTGAGCGCGAACAATGGCTGCTCGTTGAAGACCTCGATCCCGAGATCAGTCATTTCGAGTTTTTTGTGGCGAAACAACCCGTTCACTCCAACACCTGGGAGGACGATTCAGCCTTGCTCCAGGCAATTGGTCGACGACAGTCGTGTTTATGGGGATGGCCTTCCTCCAGCCTTCTGGGTCCGGATCTGGAGCCCATCACTCTTTCAGAATCCGAGCTGGCACTATTGGAAGCTATTGAGCACCAGCCAGAAACTCGTTTGGGTGACCTGAACCTTGGGCCTGAGACCGTCTCAGTTGCAAGAGGTCTCCTGTCGCGCCGACTGCTGCTGCTGGAAGCTTGCAGAACCTGA